In the Juglans microcarpa x Juglans regia isolate MS1-56 chromosome 6D, Jm3101_v1.0, whole genome shotgun sequence genome, one interval contains:
- the LOC121236150 gene encoding aluminum-activated malate transporter 9-like: MNGKKGSIEINIQSATKAKLPEVCKNSGGIIGFSCKAFFWNVWEFCKEDVNRVLFSLKVGLSVLLVSLLILLQAPYEAFGTNIIWSILTVAIMFEYTVGATFNRGFNRALGSLLAGILAVAVAQLALCTGRVTEPFIIGTSIFLIGTVTSFMKLWPSLVPYEYGFRVILFTFCLIIVSGYRMGNPIRTAMDRLYSIAIGAFVAVLVNVLVFPIWAGEQLHKELVNSFNAVADSLQECVKKYLEDEGLEHPEFSKTVMDEFSDEPAYKKCRGILNSSAKLESLASSAKWEPPHGRFRHFFYPWSEYVKVGAVLRYCAYEVMALHGVLHSEIQAPNNLRITFQSEIEEAANQAAELLRVLGKDVNNMKRSLKSSLLKRVHSSTERLQRRAIDMHSYLLTSINSTDPSDNYSKPLPKRSISLSSNTPYDLSSQLTDLESNSLEKTANPPPSGTLSILARTESYHETMRKQSRRMHSWPPREVAVFEEEGGLGSDINLPRMNALESTATLSLATFTSLLIEFVARLNHLVEAVDELSNKAKFKHEGF, translated from the exons ATGAACGGCAAAAAAGGTAGCATCGAGATCAATATCCAGTCAGCGACCAAAGCCAAACTGCCGGAGGTCTGCAAGAACTCCGGTGGGATAATTGGCTTCTCGTGCAAAGCCTTTTTTTGGAATGTATGGGAATTTTGCAAAGAAGACGTCAACAGGGTATTATTCTCACTTAAAGTGGGCCTATCTGTTCTTCTTGTGTCTTTGCTTATACTGCTCCAAGCACCTTATGAAGCATTTGGTACCAACATCATCTGGTCCATCCTCACCGTTGCTATCATGTTCGAATATACAGTCG GTGCAACATTTAATAGAGGATTCAACCGAGCACTTGGAAGCTTGCTTGCTGGAATCTTGGCCGTCGCTGTGGCTCAGTTAGCTCTATGCACTGGCCGGGTTACTGAGCCTTTCATAATTGGAACTAGCATTTTTCTGATtg ggaCTGTCACATCGTTCATGAAATTATGGCCATCACTTGTGCCATATGAATATGGGTTCAGGGTCATACTTTTCACCTTTTGCTTGATCATCGTCTCTGGTTACCGGATGGGAAACCCTATTAGGACTGCCATGGATCGGCTGTACTCAATAGCCATTGGAGCGTTTGTGGCGGTCCTGGTCAACGTTCTTGTTTTTCCTATTTGGGCTGGAGAGCAGTTACACAAGGAGCTAGTTAACAGTTTCAATGCAGTGGCTGACTCTCTTCAAG AAtgtgtgaagaaatatttggaaGACGAAGGATTAGAGCATCCAGAATTCTCAAAGACTGTCATGGATGAGTTTTCGGACGAGCCTGCTTATAAGAAATGCCGAGGCATCTTGAACTCCTCCGCAAAACTAGAGTCCttg GCTAGTTCCGCCAAATGGGAGCCACCACATGGGAGGTTCCGACACTTCTTCTATCCTTGGTCAGAGTACGTTAAAGTTGGAGCAGTTTTACGATATTGTGCTTACGAGGTTATGGCACTTCACGGTGTGCTGCACTCTGAAATTCAG GCACCCAACAACCTCCGAATCACATTCCAGTCAGAAATTGAAGAAGCAGCAAACCAGGCTGCAGAACTGTTGAGGGTTTTGGGTAAAGATGTCAATAACATGAAGCGAAGCCTGAAAAGCTCTTTACTAAAGAGGGTTCACAGCTCAACTGAGAGACTCCAACGTCGAGCCATAGATATGCACTCTTATCTTCTGACATCCATTAATAGTACTGACCCCTCAGACAATTATTCCAAGCCATTACCAAAGCGCTCTATTTCCTTGTCATCCAACACCCCCTACGACCTCTCAAGCCAATTGACCGATCTTGAGAGCAACAGCCTCGAAAAAACTGCGAACCCACCACCCTCGGGGACTCTTTCAATACTGGCACGCACCGAGTCTTACCATGAGACAATGAGGAAGCAATCCAGAAGGATGCATTCTTGGCCACCAAGAGAGGTAGCCGTTTTTGAAGAAGAGGGAGGTCTAGGTTCAGACATTAATTTGCCTAGGATGAATGCATTGGAGAGCACTGCCACATTGTCACTGGCCACCTTTACTTCCTTGCTTATTGAGTTTGTGGCTAGACTCAATCACTTGGTTGAAGCAGTTGATGAACTTTCTAATAAGGCAAAGTTCAAGCATGAAGGATTCTAG